The Miscanthus floridulus cultivar M001 chromosome 17, ASM1932011v1, whole genome shotgun sequence genome has a window encoding:
- the LOC136516538 gene encoding uncharacterized protein: MAADDAARSSRRMDLNLYLGLPRAPRARRPDLGSDLALGTPMLSSSSPSSSAASADAPPLETDPLHPPYSPSRADLVRPPTPAHEPYNPFAPEAHPPYVPPPPLPVPGALPVLADELEFGFSDHHLSLVERLDRPSSSTASSPFRPDRAERYRRLMSLGGSRYFRPRRFRSDLPPLSSEAPSLENDAAAQPPEPEEPIHDTVEENKVVADGAVVGVSEDDGTEHGKSAAMFECNICFEMADEPVVTSCGHLFCWPCLYQWLHVHSSHKECPVCKGEVTEGNITPIYGRGNSGSDTEKKVAEDGNASGPKIPPRPHGNRLESFRQQFYHLRPISRRLGEAHGFLSTWRRILDQHLANSMSRLEGAPEPSVSETAQHASRWGRMTTRLRARRLQREAENTTSVVSSAPDSGQPGNNTSDLARRSSSPFHSEGMDLLRHIAFAGLEDTERFATAVSELRRIARPSPYGASTSSNPPNPEPVDGTHIATALAADQASNSSTMAVIQEDAAFTESAGEPSNAGSSRSLRRRRGSDALGSLDVDGGDLHQNKRRRLN; this comes from the coding sequence ATGGCCGCCGATGACGCAGCGCGGAGCAGCAGACGGATGGATCTGAACCTCTACCTCGGCCTCCCCCGCGCCCCGCGCGCCCGCCGCCCCGATCTCGGCTCCGACCTCGCGCTCGGCACCCCGATGCTGTCTTCATCGTCCCCCTCGTCCTCGGCTGCCTCCGCGGACGCGCCGCCGCTGGAGACGGATCCGCTCCACCCGCCCTACTCGCCGTCCCGCGCCGACCTGGTGCGCCCGCCGACCCCGGCGCACGAGCCCTACAACCCGTTCGCGCCCGAGGCGCACCCGCCCTACGTGCCTCCGCCACCACTGCCGGTTCCCGGGGCTTTACCTGTGCTCGCTGATGAGCTTGAATTCGGTTTTTCCGACCACCACCTCAGTCTGGTCGAGCGTTTGGACCGGCCGTCGTCGTCGACCGCATCCTCTCCCTTCCGCCCGGATCGTGCTGAGCGCTACCGCCGCTTGATGTCCCTGGGCGGGTCTCGCTACTTCCGGCCAAGACGGTTCCGGTCCGACCTTCCACCTCTCAGCTCAGAGGCCCCTAGCCTGGAGAATGATGCTGCAGCGCAACCACCTGAACCGGAAGAGCCTATCCATGATACCGTGGAGGAGAACAAGGTGGTTGCCGATGGTGCAGTTGTGGGTGTCTCAGAGGACGATGGAACAGAGCATGGTAAGAGTGCTGCAATGTTCGAGTGTAATATCTGTTTTGAAATGGCTGATGAACCAGTGGTTACCTCCTGCGGCCATCTCTTCTGCTGGCCTTGTTTATATCAGTGGTTGCATGTCCACTCCAGCCATAAGGAATGCCCTGTCTGCAAAGGAGAGGTTACTGAAGGGAACATCACTCCTATCTATGGTAGAGGGAATTCAGGTTCAGATACTGAGAAGAAGGTTGCAGAGGATGGCAACGCATCTGGCCCCAAGATTCCACCAAGGCCACATGGGAATAGGCTAGAGAGTTTCCGGCAGCAGTTCTACCATTTGCGGCCCATATCTAGAAGACTTGGTGAGGCGCATGGTTTTTTGTCTACGTGGAGGCGCATTCTTGATCAGCATTTGGCGAATAGCATGAGTAGACTTGAAGGGGCTCCTGAACCATCTGTCTCGGAAACTGCTCAGCATGCAAGCCGTTGGGGCCGAATGACTACTAGGTTGAGAGCGAGGAGGTTGCAAAGGGAAGCGGAAAACACTACATCCGTTGTTTCATCTGCACCAGATAGTGGGCAGCCTGGAAACAATACATCCGATCTGGCAAGGCGCTCTTCAAGTCCATTTCACTCAGAAGGGATGGATTTATTGCGACACATTGCCTTCGCTGGTCTTGAAGACACAGAAAGGTTTGCGACTGCTGTCAGTGAACTAAGGCGAATTGCTAGGCCAAGCCCCTATGGGGCATCAACTTCATCAAACCCACCAAATCCTGAGCCTGTTGATGGAACTCATATTGCCACAGCACTGGCTGCAGATCAAGCTTCTAATTCGAGCACCATGGCTGTGATTCAGGAAGATGCGGCTTTTACTGAAAGTGCTGGAGAACCTAGTAATGCAGGGTCTTCAAGATccctgagaagaagaagaggaagtgaTGCCTTAGGTTCGTTGGATGTGGATGGTGGAGACCTACATCAGAATAAGAGAAGGCGGCTGAACTAA
- the LOC136519132 gene encoding uncharacterized protein — protein sequence MPGLEPTFVSAAAASTTIAAVPISTPPGAPARSAPDMFPATTIPVAAIDNLVIAVYDLQRQMDDLTTRLAQVENRTPPLALCQAPTVLGILKLSFPTFDGAEDPSGWLNRCDQFFHLQRTMDRDRVWLASFHLTGVAQQWYYRVDQDAGDVGAFTWDIFKALCLQRFAPAFSPHRPDELER from the coding sequence ATGCCAGGACTCGAGCCTACTTTCGTTTCTGCCGCCGCCGCGTCAACCACCATCGCCGCCGTGCCCATCTCCACGCCGCCTGGTGCACCTGCGCGATCTGCACCAGACATGTTCCCCGCCACGACAATCCCAGTGGCTGCGATCGACAATCTCGTGATCGCTGTCTACGACCTCCAGCGCCAGATGGACGATCTGACTACTCGGCTCGCCCAAGTGGAGAACCGGACGCCACCGCTGGCGCTTTGCCAAGCACCAACGGTCCTAGGGATCCTCAAGCTCTCCTTCCCCACATTTGACGGCGCCGAAGATCCCTCAGGCTGGCTGAACCGGTGCGACCAATTTTTCCACTTGCAGCGGACCATGGACCGCGACAGGGTCTGGCTAGCTTCCTTCCATCTGACGGGGGTTGCCCAGCAGTGGTACTACCGGGTGGACCAGGATGCCGGGGATGTGGGCGCCTTCACCTGGGACATCTTCAAGGCATTGTGCCTTCAGCGCTTCGCGCCGGCCTTCAGCCCCCATCGCCCGGACGAGTTGGAGCGCTGA
- the LOC136517080 gene encoding uncharacterized protein, translated as MAAAADSAAGQNPKDAERHVLTAESDAEFSEEEYDEDGEEEYEEEELDGPAAEAAERERVQSVLRRLSSNPVGIRVHDVIIKGNTKTRDGLIEAEVADLLRAAPTVQDLLRAASVATARLHSLDVFDAVKITLDAGPPELPGTTNVVIEVVEAANPLTGTAGVYSKPEARSWSLEGSLKLKNLFGYGDIWDASGSFGWDQTTEVGVGVYLPWFKSIPTPLMARASLSSQDWLKFSSYKERLLGLSFGLLSTRNHDLSYSLTWRSLTDPSHVSSKAIRRQLGHNLLSALKYIYKIDKRDSHLRPTKGYAFQSTSQVGGLWNSKGLRYFRQEFDVRGAVPLGFYNAALNVGVGAGVILPLGGGFMNSTSPVPERFYLGGNSSPVCSLGGLSSLLGFRLRGVGPTEARRHVLDKSESGLADPGKDYLGGDLAVSAFADLSFDLPLKIFRDAGIHGHAFLTAGNLAKLSEGEYKNFSVPEFRRTFRSSAGAGIILPTKLFRVEVNYCHILKQAEHDSSKTGIQFSFSSPM; from the exons atggccgccgccgccgattctGCCGCCGGCCAAAACCCTAAGGACGCCGAGCGGCACGTGCTCACCGCTGAATCCGACGCCGAGTTCTCCGAGGAGGAGTACGACGAGGATGGGGAggaggaatacgaggaggaggagctggacGGGCCGGCGGCCGAGGCGGCGGAGCGGGAGCGGGTGCAGTCCGTGTTACGGCGGCTTTCATCCAACCCCGTGGGCATCCGCGTCCACGACGTGATCATCAAGGGCAACACCAAGACGCGGGACGGGCTCATCGAGGCGGAGGTCGCCGACCTGCTCCGCGCCGCCCCCACCGTGCAGGATCTGCTCCGCGCCGCCAGTGTCGCCACCGCGCGGCTGCACAGTCTTGACGTCTTCGACGCCGTCAAGATCACGCTCGACGCGGGGCCGCCCGAGCTGCCCGGCACAACCAACGTCGTCATCGAGGTCGTCGAGGCGGCCAACCCCCTCACTGGCACCGCCGGCGTCTATTCGAAGCCCGAA GCAAGATCTTGGTCGCTGGAAGGGTCACTTAAGTTGAAGAATTTGTTTGGCTATGGTGACATCTGGGATGCATCAGGGTCCTTTGGTTGGGACCAAACAACAGAGGTTGGTGTTGGAGTCTACCTACCATGGTTTAAATCAATACCAACACCATTGATGGCCCGGGCATCTTTGTCATCACAAGATTGGCTGAAGTTTTCATCATACAAGGAGCGCCTACTTGGCCTTTCATTTGGTTTGCTGTCAACAAGGAACCATGACTTGTCATATAGCCTTACATGGCGTAGCTTAACTGATCCATCGCATGTCTCATCAAAGGCCATAAGGAGGCAGTTAGGGCATAATCTTCTTTCTGCATTGAAGTACATATACAAGATTGATAAGAGGGATTCACATCTTAGGCCAACAAAAGGATATGCGTTTCAGTCAACTTCTCAAGTTGGTGGTCTATGGAATAGCAAAGGATTGAGATATTTTCGGCAG GAGTTTGATGTGCGTGGTGCTGTGCCTTTGGGATTTTATAATGCTGCTCTCAATGTTGGTGTAGGAGCGGGTGTCATTTTACCACTTGGAGGAGGATTCATGAATTCGACTTCACCAGTGCCAGAGAGGTTTTATCTTGGAGGTAATTCTTCTCCAGTTTGCAGCTTGGGTGGACTGTCATCTCTGCTGGGTTTCAGATTAAGGGGAGTTGGCCCAACAGAGGCACGGAGGCATGTCCTTGATAAATCGGAGAGTGGCTTGGCTGACCCTGGAAAGGATTACTTGGGAGGTGATCTGGCCGTGTCTGCCTTTGCTGACCTTTCTTTTGATCTACCTCTCAAGATATTCAGAGATGCTGGAATTCATGGCCATGCATTCCTTACTGCTGGAAACCTTGCAAAATTGTCGGAGGGTGAGTATAAGAACTTCTCAGTTCCTGAATTTCGGCGCACATTCAGGAGCTCTGCTGGTGCTGGCATTATTTTGCCTACTAAACTTTTCCGAGTGGAG GTGAACTATTGTCACATCCTAAAGCAAGCTGAGCATGACAGTTCGAAGACTGGAATCCAGTTCAGCTTCTCCTCGCCCATGTAG